One stretch of Leadbetterella byssophila DSM 17132 DNA includes these proteins:
- a CDS encoding fibronectin type III domain-containing protein produces MKRTLLLLALVMSSVFGYSQTAPNAPTGVTAAQINLENKALIEWVAPTSGATPDGYKVYYNVKGSTVIDSTVKLTTLNATLSNLKLDTVYNVRVRAFKALTVPKVDTAYSPYSTTVNVLIARQLAKPNFAIETAYTTFDEIVLRLLDTNKYATHFMVKVEGDGPAVEHEVLKTGPETVFKLTALKAKTQYMISVKSLRKSGSTVKDQSAYTDIKYETTKVAPPPAAINFKTEQDCPYGVAFTWDYASGQEDIMYVVVQASTITDPWNFTNIGNVNANEKFFFWSGAEPGMVYNYRIETQNSTANRLSGVHTIGTKNWTEPNNPVNIKTIYKTPNEITFKWDLGVQDNTCKTNIIANTEVQISINGSPRQHVADLPPYAPQEYSIKNLQPGSIVEIFLRAHSDKQLYPSGYSSAKDTTYGPPQRPANIYGGVFADNFKNNYVEIWWDDVKDEGQYYIERSLDGTNYTLLAFVKENVVRFKDVRVDEGVSYYYRVKAENWVGASGYSVVGPFTVGFTSAPSAPYGLTAKKQGNSVVLTWVDDTHKEEKYFVEKSTDGGNEYIVIGELGKDVETYTDNNISEGKTYFYRVRAWNRAFQYSNYSLPAKIIIPAAASGFVFDATVFPNPISESISIKAENADVKSKYTLKIYNQTNILVLEKEINFSDDQTVQIKVPNLAPGSYNLTLSDGKEKVSKKIIKL; encoded by the coding sequence ATGAAAAGAACCCTACTACTTCTTGCTCTTGTAATGAGCAGCGTATTTGGTTATTCTCAGACTGCTCCTAATGCACCTACGGGCGTAACGGCAGCTCAGATTAATTTAGAAAACAAGGCCTTAATAGAGTGGGTAGCTCCTACTTCAGGTGCTACGCCTGACGGCTATAAAGTCTATTACAATGTCAAAGGTTCCACAGTAATAGACTCTACCGTAAAGTTGACTACTTTGAATGCTACTTTGAGTAATCTAAAATTAGATACAGTATATAACGTGCGTGTTCGTGCGTTTAAAGCGCTTACTGTACCCAAAGTAGACACCGCTTACTCTCCGTATAGTACTACTGTAAATGTACTTATAGCTCGTCAATTGGCTAAACCTAATTTTGCTATAGAGACGGCTTACACCACCTTTGACGAGATTGTACTTCGTCTGTTAGACACGAACAAGTATGCTACTCACTTCATGGTAAAAGTTGAAGGTGATGGACCTGCAGTAGAACATGAAGTATTAAAAACAGGACCGGAAACCGTTTTCAAACTGACAGCTCTAAAAGCTAAAACTCAATATATGATTTCTGTGAAATCATTGAGAAAGTCAGGTTCTACAGTGAAAGACCAATCTGCGTATACGGATATTAAATACGAAACTACAAAAGTAGCTCCACCTCCTGCAGCCATCAATTTCAAGACAGAACAGGATTGTCCGTATGGTGTAGCGTTCACTTGGGACTACGCCTCAGGACAGGAAGATATTATGTATGTAGTGGTTCAGGCTTCTACCATTACAGACCCTTGGAATTTTACGAATATTGGTAATGTAAACGCTAATGAGAAATTCTTCTTCTGGAGTGGTGCAGAACCTGGAATGGTTTATAACTATAGAATTGAGACGCAAAATTCTACAGCGAATAGACTTTCAGGGGTACATACTATTGGTACTAAGAACTGGACTGAACCAAATAACCCGGTGAATATCAAGACGATCTATAAGACGCCGAACGAAATCACCTTCAAATGGGATTTAGGTGTTCAGGATAACACTTGTAAAACAAATATCATTGCCAATACAGAGGTTCAAATCAGTATCAATGGTAGCCCTAGACAACATGTAGCAGATCTTCCTCCCTATGCACCGCAAGAGTATTCTATTAAGAACTTACAACCTGGTTCAATAGTAGAGATTTTCTTGAGAGCCCACAGTGATAAACAACTGTATCCTTCTGGGTATTCCAGTGCAAAAGATACTACTTATGGTCCTCCTCAAAGACCAGCTAATATTTATGGAGGTGTATTTGCAGATAATTTCAAGAACAACTACGTAGAAATATGGTGGGATGATGTTAAAGATGAAGGTCAGTATTATATAGAAAGGTCTTTAGACGGAACAAATTATACCCTTTTAGCTTTTGTGAAAGAAAATGTAGTTCGTTTTAAAGATGTTAGAGTTGATGAAGGAGTTTCTTACTATTACAGAGTTAAAGCTGAAAACTGGGTGGGTGCATCAGGTTATTCTGTGGTAGGTCCATTTACAGTAGGATTCACTTCAGCTCCAAGCGCCCCTTATGGCCTTACAGCTAAGAAGCAAGGAAATTCAGTTGTCCTAACTTGGGTAGATGATACGCATAAAGAAGAGAAGTACTTCGTTGAAAAATCAACAGATGGAGGAAACGAATACATAGTGATTGGTGAACTAGGTAAAGATGTAGAAACTTACACCGATAATAATATCAGTGAAGGAAAAACTTACTTCTATAGAGTAAGGGCATGGAATAGAGCCTTCCAATATTCCAACTACTCTCTTCCTGCGAAGATCATTATCCCTGCGGCTGCTTCAGGCTTCGTTTTTGATGCTACTGTATTCCCTAACCCTATTTCGGAATCTATCAGTATCAAAGCTGAGAATGCTGATGTGAAGAGTAAATATACCTTAAAGATCTATAACCAAACGAACATTTTGGTTCTAGAAAAAGAGATCAATTTCAGTGATGACCAAACGGTACAGATCAAGGTTCCAAACCTGGCTCCAGGCTCCTATAACCTTACCTTGTCTGACGGCAAGGAAAAGGTCTCCAAAAAGATCATCAAATTATAA
- a CDS encoding sterol desaturase family protein — translation MESYAQILLIAAPVFLILVLSEKLYGYLRFRHAFRSMDTISSLSSGYTNVLKDVLGLSITILSYEWFYNKVALFEIKSTFWVYTAAFIALDFAGYWIHRLSHSINFFWNRHVIHHSSEEFDLACALRQSISVFVNIFSFFLIPAAILGVKPEVIAVVAPLHLFAQFWYHTIYINKMGFLEKIIVTPSHHRVHHAINPEYLDKNHGQIFIFWDKLFGTYQEELEEVPPVFGVTRPMRTWNPMKINFKHLALLIHDAWRAPDWKDKFTIWFKPTGWRPEGFEEKYPVVKIEDPYHFEKYDTPFGLPSRIFIWAQFLTTLGFLIWLFAHVGQLSLISMLSFGGFIFITIYAYTDMMDKNKSFLLFEGIKAVYGTCFLMGTEYWKPLFYENGETFFIAYLGFSILCSLYVYLKEITPQGSSDLDYASL, via the coding sequence ATGGAAAGTTACGCCCAAATTCTGTTGATAGCAGCGCCGGTATTTTTGATCTTAGTCTTAAGTGAAAAGTTATACGGTTATCTTCGTTTTAGGCATGCATTTAGAAGCATGGATACCATTTCAAGCCTAAGTTCGGGATACACTAATGTTCTGAAAGATGTATTGGGTTTAAGCATCACTATTCTTAGTTATGAGTGGTTTTATAATAAAGTGGCCCTTTTTGAAATCAAGTCCACTTTTTGGGTATATACCGCCGCATTCATAGCGCTGGACTTTGCGGGGTACTGGATTCATCGCTTGTCGCATAGCATCAATTTCTTCTGGAATAGGCACGTGATCCATCATAGTAGTGAAGAGTTTGATTTGGCTTGTGCGTTGCGTCAAAGCATTTCCGTCTTTGTTAATATTTTCTCCTTCTTTTTAATTCCTGCCGCTATATTGGGTGTAAAGCCTGAAGTAATAGCGGTTGTGGCTCCTTTGCATTTGTTTGCGCAGTTTTGGTACCATACTATTTATATTAATAAAATGGGTTTTCTGGAGAAGATTATCGTCACTCCTTCCCATCATCGTGTGCATCATGCCATTAATCCGGAGTACCTGGATAAAAATCACGGACAGATTTTCATTTTTTGGGATAAACTATTTGGCACTTATCAAGAAGAATTAGAAGAAGTTCCGCCGGTTTTTGGGGTGACCCGACCTATGAGAACCTGGAATCCCATGAAGATCAATTTTAAGCATCTGGCTTTGCTTATCCACGATGCATGGAGAGCTCCAGATTGGAAAGATAAGTTTACCATCTGGTTTAAACCTACGGGGTGGAGGCCTGAAGGTTTTGAGGAGAAGTACCCGGTAGTGAAAATTGAGGATCCTTACCACTTTGAAAAATATGACACACCCTTTGGCTTGCCATCCAGAATCTTTATTTGGGCACAATTCTTAACTACTCTCGGATTCCTTATCTGGTTATTCGCACACGTGGGGCAATTGTCGCTAATAAGTATGCTAAGTTTTGGAGGCTTCATTTTTATCACCATCTATGCTTATACTGACATGATGGATAAGAATAAATCCTTCCTGCTTTTTGAAGGGATTAAGGCAGTTTATGGTACTTGTTTTTTGATGGGAACGGAGTATTGGAAGCCTTTATTCTATGAAAATGGAGAAACCTTTTTCATAGCTTACTTAGGTTTCTCCATCCTTTGTTCTTTGTATGTATATCTTAAAGAGATTACTCCTCAAGGAAGTTCAGATCTCGATTATGCGTCTCTCTAA
- a CDS encoding MFS transporter, translating into MEKSDLKHLFSMPVIIAALGYFVDIYDLQLFGIVRVPSLESLGLSPAEVDSIGVQIINHQMIGLLLGGILWGSLGDKKGRLSVLFGSIITYSIANIACGFLPHITFMDNIVAYKWLRFIAGVGLAGELGAGITLVSEVLPPRLRAKGTSLVAGVGLFGAVIANYTVQWSGDWTIAYFVGGAMGILLLLLRVGVLESGMFTSIAKKEEVTKGNFFAFFTDKQRFIKYMKCIGIGLPTWFCIGILVYLSNQFGEALGIPEKVKPGMAIMWAYVGISVGDLLSGFISHALASRKKAIALMMGMSLLGVLYYLFGGMKTVTTVYATCVWLGFWTGYWAMFVTVGAEQFGTNLRATAATTIPNMVRGAVVIMTTLFTWIKPSAGTIMAGAIVALICYVIGFYSTLTVRETHNRDLNFLEE; encoded by the coding sequence ATGGAAAAGTCAGATTTAAAGCACCTGTTCAGTATGCCGGTGATCATAGCGGCATTGGGATACTTCGTAGATATCTATGACCTTCAACTATTCGGAATTGTACGCGTACCCAGTCTAGAAAGCTTAGGACTTAGTCCGGCAGAGGTTGACTCCATTGGTGTACAGATTATTAACCACCAAATGATTGGACTCCTGCTAGGAGGTATACTTTGGGGATCATTAGGAGACAAAAAAGGAAGACTCTCCGTACTTTTTGGTTCCATCATTACCTACTCCATAGCCAATATTGCCTGTGGATTTTTACCACACATTACCTTCATGGACAATATAGTAGCCTACAAATGGCTTAGATTCATTGCCGGGGTTGGTTTAGCAGGAGAATTAGGTGCAGGCATCACTTTGGTGTCAGAGGTTTTACCTCCAAGGTTACGGGCGAAAGGCACCTCCTTAGTGGCTGGTGTGGGTCTATTTGGGGCGGTAATTGCAAATTATACCGTTCAGTGGAGCGGAGATTGGACCATAGCGTATTTCGTTGGTGGAGCTATGGGAATTTTACTTTTACTTTTAAGAGTAGGGGTTCTGGAGTCAGGAATGTTTACCTCTATTGCTAAGAAAGAAGAGGTGACGAAAGGCAACTTCTTTGCCTTTTTTACAGATAAGCAGCGCTTCATCAAGTACATGAAATGTATTGGTATAGGACTACCTACATGGTTCTGTATTGGAATCTTGGTGTATTTAAGTAACCAATTCGGGGAAGCTCTGGGTATTCCGGAAAAAGTTAAACCGGGAATGGCCATCATGTGGGCGTATGTGGGTATCTCTGTAGGAGATTTATTAAGTGGATTTATCAGTCATGCGTTAGCATCCCGAAAGAAGGCCATAGCCTTGATGATGGGGATGTCATTACTAGGTGTTTTATACTACTTGTTTGGAGGTATGAAGACTGTAACCACTGTTTATGCCACTTGTGTCTGGTTAGGATTCTGGACGGGATATTGGGCCATGTTTGTGACCGTGGGCGCGGAACAATTCGGCACCAATTTAAGAGCAACCGCCGCTACTACTATTCCTAATATGGTGAGAGGTGCAGTAGTTATTATGACCACCTTATTTACCTGGATTAAACCCAGTGCAGGTACCATCATGGCAGGAGCAATTGTAGCTTTAATCTGCTATGTTATTGGTTTCTACTCTACATTAACCGTTAGAGAGACGCATAATCGAGATCTGAACTTCCTTGAGGAGTAA
- the upp gene encoding uracil phosphoribosyltransferase: MILSEKNSIAKNFLSEIRDKEIQKDSMRFRRNLERMGEIFAYEISKTMEYEPIEVETVLGTKSTYRTADQPVVATVLRASLPLFQGVINFFDKAESAFIGAYRGSHAADQNFKVELDYITSPSVENKTLILCDPILATGKSLEKAYRTLTQYGKPKNTHIVCVIASVDGMNYIRETLPECKLWIGDVDREMNEKFYIVPGLGDAGDLAFGCKL; the protein is encoded by the coding sequence TTGATACTTTCCGAAAAGAACTCCATCGCTAAAAATTTCTTATCTGAGATAAGAGACAAAGAAATTCAAAAGGACTCCATGAGATTTCGCAGAAATCTGGAGCGAATGGGTGAAATCTTTGCCTATGAGATTTCGAAAACCATGGAATATGAACCGATTGAGGTTGAAACCGTTTTGGGCACAAAATCTACTTATAGGACGGCTGACCAACCGGTAGTAGCCACTGTGTTACGTGCATCCTTACCTCTTTTCCAAGGGGTAATTAACTTCTTTGACAAGGCAGAAAGTGCATTTATAGGAGCATATAGAGGATCACATGCTGCTGACCAAAACTTCAAAGTAGAACTGGATTATATTACCAGCCCTTCCGTAGAAAACAAGACCCTTATTCTCTGCGACCCCATTTTGGCCACAGGAAAATCCCTAGAAAAAGCTTACAGAACCCTCACTCAATACGGAAAACCTAAGAACACCCATATCGTATGTGTCATAGCAAGTGTAGATGGCATGAACTATATCCGTGAAACCCTGCCCGAGTGTAAACTTTGGATAGGAGATGTAGACCGTGAAATGAACGAAAAATTTTACATAGTGCCGGGCCTTGGTGATGCGGGCGACTTGGCATTTGGATGTAAACTATAA
- a CDS encoding alpha-E domain-containing protein — MLSRVADSVYWMGRYIERVENYARFMSVNINLSCDLPEVITDHWQVLLEATQDKFTYDQFYAQITEDQIIDFMTFDARNPNSIYSMLGNARENVRTVKEVVPKEFWESLNKFYLRFKNYTFEAHHDLESMLEFYDGIKQQCHFLTGMLDACLTRNEAYYFWILGKFIERADKTSRFLDIGYFKNEEKSMNSHDFLIWGAVLKSVSAFNMYRQQYKSLNQTNIIEFLIKDRSFPRAICFSLKKAEYALYKISGSRPQNGYRNSAEKQISELNHKIDFTETSEILEMGLHQFLNDFQIANNKLDAEIYKIYFDVSGGVQY; from the coding sequence ATGTTATCTAGGGTTGCTGATTCGGTTTACTGGATGGGTCGCTACATCGAAAGAGTAGAGAACTACGCCAGATTTATGAGTGTAAATATCAATCTGTCCTGCGATCTTCCGGAGGTTATCACTGATCATTGGCAGGTTTTACTGGAGGCCACCCAGGATAAATTCACTTATGATCAGTTCTATGCCCAGATAACAGAAGATCAGATTATAGACTTCATGACCTTTGATGCTCGAAATCCGAATTCCATTTATAGCATGTTAGGAAATGCCAGGGAGAACGTCAGGACGGTAAAGGAAGTAGTGCCAAAGGAATTTTGGGAGTCCCTCAATAAGTTTTATTTGAGATTCAAGAATTATACTTTCGAAGCGCATCATGATCTGGAAAGTATGTTAGAGTTTTATGATGGGATCAAACAACAATGTCATTTTTTAACAGGTATGCTAGATGCCTGCCTAACCCGAAACGAAGCCTATTATTTCTGGATCCTGGGGAAGTTTATTGAACGTGCAGATAAAACCTCACGTTTTCTGGATATTGGGTATTTTAAGAATGAAGAGAAATCTATGAACTCCCATGATTTCTTAATTTGGGGAGCCGTTTTAAAGTCGGTTTCCGCTTTTAATATGTACCGACAGCAGTACAAGAGTTTGAACCAAACCAATATTATAGAATTTCTTATCAAAGACAGAAGTTTTCCTAGAGCCATCTGCTTCTCATTAAAGAAGGCAGAATATGCTTTATACAAGATTTCGGGATCCCGTCCTCAAAATGGATACAGGAATAGTGCTGAAAAGCAGATATCTGAACTCAATCATAAGATAGATTTCACGGAAACTTCTGAAATCTTAGAGATGGGGCTGCATCAATTTTTGAATGATTTTCAAATCGCCAATAATAAGTTGGATGCAGAAATATATAAGATCTATTTCGATGTAAGTGGAGGCGTACAATATTAA
- a CDS encoding peptidase has translation MTFCLGVKTADGLVALADRRITSGSEVSSEKKVSIHQIQNHSLFIMTAGLRSVRDKAITYFQEVLEDDTAQFEKLYQAVNSLGAKIKKVREEDEAILLKSGLSFNLSAIIGGQLEKDKEHKLFLLYPEGNWIEVSEGSPFIIIGNSGYGKPILYRNMKYTTPLDEVLRLGFLAFDSTRVSANDVDFPIDVLLYEKDSFNIVEHMYEKQDLEHISYQWNALLKNSVQKLPVDWIDPLLRKRQL, from the coding sequence ATGACCTTTTGTTTGGGTGTAAAGACAGCAGATGGCCTAGTGGCATTGGCAGATAGAAGAATCACTTCAGGAAGTGAAGTGTCTAGTGAAAAAAAGGTTTCCATACACCAGATTCAAAACCACTCTTTGTTTATCATGACTGCCGGCTTACGGTCAGTAAGAGACAAAGCCATTACCTATTTCCAGGAGGTCCTGGAAGATGATACGGCCCAATTTGAGAAATTATATCAGGCGGTAAATTCCTTAGGGGCAAAGATCAAGAAGGTTAGGGAAGAAGATGAGGCCATATTGCTAAAATCAGGTTTGAGTTTTAACCTCTCGGCCATTATAGGAGGACAACTGGAAAAAGATAAGGAGCATAAGCTCTTCCTACTGTATCCGGAAGGGAATTGGATAGAAGTCTCTGAAGGTTCCCCTTTTATTATTATTGGAAATTCAGGTTATGGTAAACCCATCCTGTATCGCAATATGAAATATACCACTCCCCTGGATGAGGTGTTGAGATTAGGATTCTTAGCTTTTGATTCTACGAGGGTGAGTGCGAATGATGTAGATTTCCCTATTGATGTTTTACTGTATGAGAAGGACAGTTTTAATATAGTGGAACACATGTACGAAAAGCAGGATTTGGAACATATATCCTATCAATGGAATGCTTTACTTAAGAATTCTGTCCAAAAACTTCCAGTGGACTGGATTGATCCACTTTTGCGAAAAAGACAACTATGA
- a CDS encoding transglutaminase family protein, translated as MILEVIHKLSYRYSEYVILNPHYFYLTPHVTPYQRLIQHELLVLPQADRLIKNIDQEGNLQHICFVNTETQRFEVQSKFIIDSEPFNTFDFIFFPYETAKLPFRYPEKLARYTDLYFQMEPISEQVRDLSQRLVEANNYNTIDFLMGVTTYISRNFRYISRERGEAMKAEETLQLGAGSCRDFSVLMMAICKAQGIVARFVSGYLFGSDRHAHDLHAWVEVFLPGGGWRGFDPTEGQPVNLNYITLANSLEPSGINPVRGTFRGEGHVNSDLETLVSIRSM; from the coding sequence ATGATTTTAGAGGTAATCCATAAGTTAAGCTACAGGTACAGTGAGTATGTCATACTGAACCCGCATTACTTTTATCTCACCCCCCATGTTACTCCTTATCAAAGGCTCATTCAACATGAGCTATTGGTTCTTCCCCAAGCAGATAGGCTCATCAAAAACATAGATCAGGAAGGGAATCTTCAACACATTTGTTTTGTCAATACGGAAACCCAAAGATTTGAGGTACAAAGCAAGTTTATCATTGATTCAGAGCCATTTAATACCTTTGATTTTATCTTTTTCCCTTATGAGACGGCGAAGTTGCCGTTTCGGTACCCTGAGAAATTAGCGCGTTATACAGATCTCTATTTTCAGATGGAACCCATCTCAGAGCAAGTTAGGGATTTAAGCCAAAGGTTAGTGGAGGCAAATAACTATAATACCATTGATTTTTTAATGGGTGTTACTACATATATAAGTAGGAATTTTCGTTATATCTCTCGTGAAAGGGGCGAAGCCATGAAAGCAGAAGAAACCCTCCAATTAGGTGCGGGTTCCTGCAGGGATTTTTCAGTGTTGATGATGGCCATTTGCAAGGCTCAAGGTATTGTAGCTCGCTTTGTTAGTGGATATCTTTTTGGAAGCGATAGACATGCGCATGATCTGCATGCGTGGGTAGAGGTTTTCCTGCCGGGAGGTGGGTGGAGAGGTTTTGACCCTACGGAAGGGCAGCCCGTAAATCTCAATTATATCACCTTAGCGAACTCCTTAGAACCAAGTGGAATCAATCCGGTCAGAGGTACTTTTAGAGGGGAAGGCCATGTAAATTCTGATCTCGAAACTTTAGTGTCCATTCGCTCAATGTAG
- the glmM gene encoding phosphoglucosamine mutase: MTLIKSISGIRGTIGGRSGEALTPLDVVKFTAAFARMIRTEGNKKVVVGRDARPSGKMISDLVCATLNGMGIDVVDLGLSTTPTVEMAVPAEGAAGGIIITASHNPVQWNALKLLNEKGEFISAAEGERLLELVDSEDFQFAEVKQLGKYESNDSYIDKHIEAILALPAVNVEAIQKAEFKVVVDAVNSSGGIAVPKLLKALGVVTVKELNCEPTGQFAHNPEPLPENLRAISSEMKKGDYDLGIVVDPDVDRLALICEDGEPFGEEYTLVAVADYLIGLANENKTTVSNLSSTMALKDITLQQGGVYYSAAVGEVNVVEKMKEVNALIGGEGNGGIIYPELHYGRDALVGIALFLSHLAKFDKPVGFLRKKYPSYFIAKKKIELEGGIDVDLILEKIKGKYAKYEIDVRDGVKILFEKEWVHLRKSNTEPIIRIYAESEFETTAGNLADKIIKDIKELMNS, encoded by the coding sequence GTGACGTTAATTAAGTCAATATCTGGTATTAGAGGAACTATAGGTGGAAGAAGCGGAGAAGCTCTAACTCCCTTAGATGTAGTGAAGTTTACTGCTGCCTTTGCCCGAATGATTCGGACAGAAGGCAATAAGAAAGTAGTAGTGGGACGTGATGCCAGACCTTCCGGAAAAATGATCTCAGATCTCGTTTGTGCTACATTAAACGGAATGGGCATAGATGTAGTAGACTTGGGCCTGTCCACCACTCCGACCGTTGAAATGGCGGTTCCGGCAGAAGGTGCTGCAGGAGGTATCATTATCACCGCCAGTCATAATCCGGTACAGTGGAATGCATTGAAATTACTGAACGAAAAAGGTGAATTTATCTCAGCTGCTGAGGGAGAAAGACTCTTGGAACTAGTAGATAGTGAAGACTTTCAGTTTGCTGAAGTAAAGCAATTAGGAAAGTACGAAAGTAACGATTCTTATATCGATAAGCATATAGAAGCTATACTAGCTCTTCCTGCGGTAAATGTAGAAGCCATCCAAAAAGCTGAATTTAAAGTAGTGGTAGATGCAGTAAACTCCTCTGGAGGAATTGCAGTCCCAAAATTACTGAAAGCCCTTGGAGTAGTTACTGTTAAAGAATTGAACTGTGAACCTACGGGCCAGTTTGCACATAATCCGGAACCCCTTCCTGAAAACCTCAGAGCTATTTCTTCAGAAATGAAGAAAGGGGATTATGATCTAGGAATAGTAGTGGATCCTGATGTAGATAGACTTGCACTTATCTGTGAAGATGGCGAGCCTTTTGGAGAAGAATACACTTTAGTGGCTGTAGCTGATTATCTGATTGGCTTAGCAAATGAAAATAAAACTACCGTTTCTAATCTGTCCTCTACGATGGCACTGAAGGATATCACCTTACAGCAAGGAGGAGTTTATTACTCTGCGGCAGTAGGAGAGGTGAATGTGGTAGAGAAAATGAAAGAAGTGAATGCCTTGATAGGTGGAGAAGGTAATGGTGGTATCATCTATCCTGAACTCCATTACGGTAGAGATGCCTTGGTGGGGATCGCTCTGTTCCTATCTCACTTGGCTAAGTTTGATAAGCCTGTAGGATTCCTACGTAAAAAATATCCTTCCTACTTTATAGCTAAGAAAAAGATAGAATTAGAAGGCGGTATTGATGTGGATTTGATCCTTGAAAAGATCAAAGGAAAATACGCCAAATACGAGATAGACGTGCGTGATGGAGTTAAGATCCTATTTGAGAAGGAATGGGTTCATTTACGCAAGTCAAATACGGAACCTATCATTAGAATCTACGCTGAAAGTGAATTCGAAACCACAGCTGGAAACCTAGCAGATAAGATCATCAAGGACATCAAGGAGCTAATGAATTCTTGA
- a CDS encoding glycosyltransferase family 2 protein, whose translation MTPLVSVHLLTYNHVTFIRQSIESVVAQKTTFPFEIVIGDDCSTDGTSAIVDEYAARYPELIKVVRGEKNGGPQPNSIRILENCRGKYMAALEGDDYWIDPYKLQKQADFMEANPDFSICFTNSRVEFFGDQGEPYQLNDGLERDVFELKDLIGEKEIWFMGTATLFYTMKSIFPVQPWFHKTKSGDIPMIMLAARFGKIKYLPDVTAVYRRHPAGASNTDHKDDAVFLENRIMMYTHLNEDTGYAFNKLFKRNLGGWYYLLLNAKQYRDDYFKRLQLAMRYIQLMYPDIPHLKEVFRDHIIPQWVMKLTRWLRWNLGLIKKTEE comes from the coding sequence ATGACTCCTCTGGTAAGCGTACACCTTTTGACTTATAACCACGTCACTTTCATAAGACAATCCATTGAAAGTGTAGTGGCGCAAAAAACGACTTTTCCTTTCGAAATAGTCATAGGAGACGACTGTTCTACGGATGGCACTTCTGCTATTGTAGATGAATATGCAGCTCGTTATCCTGAACTGATCAAAGTGGTACGTGGAGAAAAGAATGGAGGTCCTCAGCCTAATTCCATCCGCATTCTTGAAAACTGCCGGGGCAAGTATATGGCGGCCTTAGAAGGTGACGACTATTGGATAGATCCATATAAACTACAGAAGCAGGCAGACTTCATGGAGGCTAATCCTGATTTTTCCATTTGCTTTACAAACAGTAGAGTAGAGTTTTTTGGAGATCAGGGCGAACCCTATCAATTGAACGATGGCTTAGAAAGGGATGTCTTCGAGTTGAAAGACCTGATCGGTGAAAAAGAAATCTGGTTTATGGGGACTGCTACCCTGTTTTATACCATGAAATCCATTTTTCCGGTGCAGCCTTGGTTCCATAAAACGAAGAGCGGGGATATTCCCATGATCATGTTAGCCGCAAGATTTGGTAAAATCAAGTACCTGCCTGACGTTACCGCAGTTTACAGAAGACACCCTGCCGGAGCGAGTAATACAGATCATAAGGACGATGCCGTCTTCTTAGAAAACCGTATCATGATGTATACTCATCTCAATGAAGATACCGGTTATGCCTTTAATAAACTGTTTAAAAGGAATCTAGGTGGATGGTATTATTTGCTCCTGAACGCTAAACAATACCGCGACGATTACTTCAAGCGTTTGCAGTTAGCTATGCGTTATATTCAACTCATGTATCCAGATATTCCTCACCTCAAAGAAGTATTCAGGGATCATATTATACCTCAGTGGGTTATGAAATTGACACGTTGGTTAAGATGGAATCTGGGCTTAATCAAAAAAACAGAAGAATAG